Proteins encoded by one window of Myxococcus fulvus:
- a CDS encoding Kelch repeat-containing protein → MRRVPTSFLGVALCALVFSCGAAPRPDEGTRDAVAVPLRLLTPRKLLPFVTLADGRVLAAGGHDGQRTLASCEVFEPETGLWRATGALNKARRNHAAVRLLDGRVLVVGGAQVAAPSALADAEVYAPTTGQWTVVSPMSEPRNDPAAVLLPDGRVLVAGGTDADRRPLRSAELFHPETGTWVPATPPGFVRGGAGTAVVLGQGKVLFASGLQAELYDVATGRWEKAGLTGGAAGTHRVGHSVTALPDGRVLVVGGATARASSTAELYDPMTGLWTLVAAPSVPREHHAALVTKEGTVLVLGGEHFTTGALTSVERFNPMTGQWSSAPALEEPRRFSHALLLADGAVLLVGGANEMTGMLGSGERYLPGGCVPVTCEARVGACGAVPDGCGGELQCAPCFVDRCDAPPCHAEGLTRR, encoded by the coding sequence ATGCGACGTGTTCCGACATCCTTTCTGGGCGTGGCGCTGTGCGCGCTGGTGTTCTCGTGCGGCGCCGCTCCGCGTCCGGACGAGGGCACTCGGGACGCCGTCGCGGTGCCGCTGCGCCTGCTGACGCCGCGCAAGCTGCTGCCGTTCGTCACGCTGGCGGATGGCCGCGTGCTGGCCGCGGGTGGGCACGATGGTCAGCGCACGCTCGCGAGCTGCGAGGTGTTCGAGCCGGAGACGGGGCTGTGGCGCGCGACGGGGGCGCTGAACAAGGCGCGTCGCAACCACGCGGCGGTGCGCCTGTTGGATGGTCGGGTGCTGGTGGTGGGCGGTGCCCAGGTCGCCGCGCCGAGCGCGCTGGCGGACGCGGAGGTGTACGCGCCGACCACGGGACAGTGGACGGTGGTGTCGCCGATGTCCGAGCCGCGCAATGACCCCGCCGCGGTGCTGCTGCCGGACGGGCGCGTGCTGGTCGCGGGTGGCACGGACGCGGACCGTCGGCCGCTGCGCTCGGCGGAGCTGTTCCATCCGGAGACGGGCACGTGGGTGCCCGCGACGCCGCCGGGCTTCGTGCGAGGGGGCGCGGGGACGGCGGTGGTGCTCGGGCAGGGCAAGGTGCTCTTCGCGAGCGGGCTCCAGGCGGAGCTCTACGACGTGGCCACGGGTCGCTGGGAGAAGGCGGGCCTGACGGGGGGCGCGGCGGGGACCCATCGCGTGGGTCACTCCGTGACGGCGCTGCCGGATGGACGGGTGCTCGTGGTCGGCGGCGCCACCGCGCGCGCCTCCAGCACGGCGGAGCTGTATGACCCCATGACGGGCCTGTGGACGCTGGTGGCCGCGCCGTCCGTGCCTCGCGAGCACCACGCGGCGTTGGTGACGAAGGAGGGGACGGTGCTGGTGCTCGGCGGTGAGCACTTCACCACGGGGGCGCTCACGTCCGTGGAGCGCTTCAATCCGATGACGGGCCAGTGGTCCTCGGCGCCGGCGCTCGAGGAGCCTCGGAGGTTTTCGCACGCGCTGCTGCTGGCGGACGGCGCGGTGTTGCTGGTGGGCGGGGCGAACGAGATGACGGGCATGCTCGGCTCGGGCGAGCGGTATTTGCCCGGGGGCTGCGTGCCCGTGACCTGTGAGGCCCGAGTGGGCGCGTGTGGCGCGGTGCCGGATGGCTGCGGTGGGGAGCTGCAGTGCGCGCCTTGCTTCGTGGACCGCTGTGACGCGCCCCCGTGTCACGCGGAGGGCCTCACGCGACGGTGA
- a CDS encoding DUF2171 domain-containing protein, with protein MIQSGEVREGMTVRTADGRKLGRVAAVGDIHFELEQGLVPVPRRDYLVEFRDVDYVSADDVYLANADHPLLKLEVDDDGGALPPRSSRGMDAEPVNTPVPGDDDSVRH; from the coding sequence ATGATTCAGTCCGGCGAAGTGCGTGAGGGAATGACGGTGAGGACCGCGGATGGACGCAAGCTGGGGCGCGTCGCCGCGGTCGGTGACATCCACTTCGAGCTCGAGCAGGGCCTGGTGCCCGTGCCTCGCCGCGACTACCTCGTGGAGTTCCGTGACGTGGACTACGTCAGCGCCGACGACGTCTACCTCGCCAACGCGGACCATCCGCTGTTGAAGCTCGAGGTGGATGATGACGGCGGCGCGCTGCCACCCCGAAGCTCTCGTGGCATGGACGCCGAGCCGGTGAACACTCCGGTCCCCGGGGACGACGACTCCGTACGCCACTGA
- a CDS encoding aminoacyl-tRNA deacylase: protein MIPQNILQYLERHQVPYERRPHLRAITAQALAQSLHVSGFQVAKSVILRSEDAFWICVVGAPDTVDVDRVAEVTGAKGLRLADEAEFADLFPDCEVGAEPPFGRRYGLPVVMDGHLGEAETLLFRAGSHEEALELRVADFVGVEAPYLGAIIHDRPGEARRLPFDSEALQPDY from the coding sequence ATGATTCCGCAGAACATCCTCCAGTACCTGGAACGTCACCAGGTTCCCTACGAGCGAAGACCGCACCTGCGAGCCATCACCGCGCAGGCGCTCGCGCAGTCGCTGCACGTCAGCGGCTTCCAGGTGGCCAAGTCGGTCATCCTCCGCTCGGAGGACGCGTTCTGGATTTGTGTCGTGGGAGCGCCGGACACGGTGGACGTGGACCGCGTCGCGGAGGTGACGGGCGCGAAGGGCCTGCGGCTCGCGGACGAAGCCGAGTTCGCCGACCTCTTCCCCGACTGCGAGGTGGGCGCGGAGCCACCGTTCGGCAGGCGGTATGGATTGCCGGTGGTGATGGACGGGCACCTGGGCGAGGCGGAGACGCTGTTGTTCCGCGCGGGCTCACACGAGGAAGCGCTGGAGCTGCGCGTCGCGGACTTCGTGGGCGTGGAGGCGCCGTACCTCGGGGCCATCATCCATGACCGCCCGGGCGAGGCGCGCAGGCTCCCGTTCGACAGCGAGGCACTCCAGCCCGACTACTGA
- a CDS encoding ABC transporter ATP-binding protein yields MATVSLEDVRKVYRGGVAAVKGVTLHIADGEFVSLVGPSGCGKSTTLNLIAGLEELSSGTLRIDGEVVNGMSPKERDIAMVFQSYALYPHLDVARNLAFPLEVAGLPRSDIDARVREVASVLGLEALLSRRPKELSGGQRQRVALGRALVRRPKVFLFDEPLSNLDAALRTQMRGEIKKLHERLQATFIYVTHDQAEAMTLSDRVVVMSQGEVQQVAPPRELYDAPTNLFVAGFFGSPRINQFKPRTLGLAGDEVVLGLRPEHLEVIASPSPDSALTGRVYLVEPMGAESWVTVDVGGEHLVARAPGDFRAASGSEVALRFDASRLRRFDARTGRALAQ; encoded by the coding sequence GTGGCGACGGTGTCCCTGGAGGACGTGCGCAAGGTGTACCGGGGCGGTGTCGCCGCCGTGAAGGGTGTGACGCTCCACATCGCCGACGGTGAGTTCGTGTCGCTCGTCGGCCCGTCCGGCTGTGGCAAGTCCACCACCCTCAACCTCATCGCCGGGCTGGAGGAGCTGTCCTCCGGAACGCTGCGCATCGATGGCGAAGTGGTGAACGGCATGTCCCCCAAGGAGCGGGACATCGCCATGGTCTTCCAGAGCTACGCCCTCTATCCGCACCTGGATGTGGCCCGGAACCTCGCCTTCCCGTTGGAGGTCGCTGGCCTTCCTCGCTCGGACATCGACGCTCGCGTGCGCGAGGTCGCCTCGGTGCTCGGACTGGAGGCCCTGCTCTCGCGTCGTCCGAAGGAGCTCTCCGGCGGACAGCGTCAACGCGTGGCACTGGGCCGCGCGCTCGTGCGCCGCCCCAAGGTGTTCCTGTTCGACGAACCCCTCTCGAACCTGGACGCCGCCCTGCGCACCCAGATGCGCGGCGAAATCAAGAAGCTGCACGAGCGACTCCAGGCCACCTTCATCTACGTCACCCATGACCAGGCCGAGGCCATGACGCTCTCCGACCGCGTCGTCGTGATGAGCCAGGGCGAGGTGCAGCAGGTGGCTCCACCGCGCGAGCTGTATGACGCCCCCACGAACCTCTTCGTCGCGGGCTTCTTCGGCTCGCCTCGCATCAACCAGTTCAAGCCCCGGACCCTGGGACTCGCCGGGGATGAGGTGGTGCTGGGCCTGCGCCCGGAACACCTGGAAGTGATTGCGTCCCCCTCGCCCGACAGTGCGCTGACGGGCCGCGTGTACCTGGTGGAACCCATGGGCGCCGAGAGCTGGGTGACGGTGGACGTGGGCGGTGAACACCTGGTGGCCCGTGCCCCCGGTGACTTCCGTGCTGCGTCGGGCTCGGAGGTCGCGCTGCGCTTCGATGCGTCCAGGCTGCGCCGCTTCGATGCGCGCACGGGCCGCGCGCTCGCTCAGTAG
- a CDS encoding Fic family protein gives MRAPLALRDKQGRPFCYATPGNVLEGLHRIDRELGNHLESTAPQLGDKEIQDRYIVRSLMEEAITSSQLEGASTTRKVAKEMLVEKRQPRTKSERMIFNNFQAMEWLRRQTKERLSISFLRELHEILTQDTLEADEVGRLRRADEQVTVMDQGDGEVLHIPPEAEALPERLKALCTFANEEGANGFVHPVVRAIALHFALGYEHPFVDGNGRTARALFYWSMIRQGYWIAEFLPISRILQRAPVKYGRAFLFTETDSNDLTYFLLHQLEVLRYATDDLYVYLRRKQEEALHAEQILRREVDLNHRQRELLLHALRHPTARYDIDSYRRQHSVVYQTARQDLLDLEAAGLLRKVRVGRAYSFSPVSGLQQVMERKKAR, from the coding sequence ATGAGAGCCCCCCTTGCCCTGAGGGACAAGCAGGGGCGTCCGTTCTGCTATGCGACTCCGGGCAACGTGCTCGAAGGGCTCCATCGCATCGACCGTGAGCTGGGCAATCACCTGGAGTCGACCGCCCCTCAGTTGGGCGACAAGGAAATCCAGGATCGCTACATCGTTCGCTCGCTCATGGAGGAGGCCATCACCTCCAGCCAGCTCGAGGGCGCCTCGACCACGCGCAAGGTCGCCAAGGAGATGCTGGTCGAAAAGCGTCAGCCTCGCACGAAGAGCGAGCGGATGATCTTCAACAACTTCCAGGCGATGGAGTGGCTGCGAAGGCAGACGAAGGAGCGGCTCTCCATCTCCTTCCTCCGGGAGCTCCACGAGATCCTCACGCAGGACACGTTGGAGGCCGATGAAGTCGGAAGGCTTCGACGTGCGGACGAGCAGGTCACGGTGATGGACCAGGGGGATGGAGAGGTTCTTCACATCCCTCCCGAGGCGGAGGCGTTGCCGGAGCGGCTCAAGGCGCTCTGTACCTTCGCCAACGAGGAAGGAGCGAACGGCTTCGTCCACCCCGTGGTGCGCGCCATCGCGCTGCACTTCGCGCTGGGGTACGAGCATCCCTTTGTCGACGGGAACGGGCGGACCGCGAGAGCACTCTTCTACTGGAGCATGATCCGGCAGGGATATTGGATTGCCGAGTTCCTCCCCATCTCCCGCATCCTGCAGCGTGCCCCTGTGAAGTACGGTCGCGCGTTCCTGTTCACCGAGACGGACAGCAATGACTTGACCTATTTCCTGCTGCACCAGTTGGAGGTGCTCCGCTATGCGACCGACGACCTCTATGTCTATCTGAGGCGCAAGCAGGAGGAGGCGCTTCACGCGGAGCAGATCCTCCGGAGAGAAGTCGACCTGAACCATCGGCAGCGCGAGCTGCTGCTCCATGCGCTGCGGCACCCCACGGCGCGCTATGACATCGACTCCTATCGGCGGCAGCATTCCGTGGTGTACCAGACCGCCCGGCAGGACCTGCTCGACCTGGAGGCGGCGGGGTTGCTGAGGAAGGTCCGGGTCGGACGTGCGTACTCCTTCTCTCCGGTGTCCGGGCTTCAGCAGGTGATGGAGCGGAAGAAGGCCCGGTAG
- a CDS encoding C2 family cysteine protease, with protein MSFKIGNEGSRVTQTTRKETEAVRPEVKKQEVRETKPEWASGRSQDGMLPPSRREQFAAALGQTFQASGAETPKTKDPKALDTNVTYGPVKNGSVFEAGTDGTKAHWNDVQQGQIGDCYLMTSMGAIARANPALIENMVKGPDASGNYTVTFQDKGKPVNITVTPDLPLNASGDPAYAGTPQEGGKAELWPALVEKAYAQWKGGYPEIVHGNSAKAMEAITGKKSSSLDVDSTTLADLDKRMKAGEALTAGTHDDLKILGFDLPDGTDGARYKDGTLVADHEYFITGVDTKAGTVTLRNPWGAGTPDIVLTEKEFQESFQYANSNPTK; from the coding sequence ATGAGCTTCAAGATTGGGAATGAAGGGTCCCGCGTCACCCAGACCACCCGCAAGGAAACCGAGGCGGTGCGTCCGGAGGTGAAGAAGCAGGAGGTCCGCGAGACGAAGCCCGAGTGGGCCAGCGGACGCAGCCAGGACGGGATGCTGCCTCCCAGCCGCCGCGAGCAGTTCGCCGCCGCGCTCGGACAGACCTTCCAGGCCAGCGGCGCCGAGACGCCCAAGACCAAGGACCCCAAGGCGCTCGACACGAACGTCACCTACGGCCCGGTCAAGAACGGCAGCGTCTTCGAGGCCGGCACCGACGGCACCAAGGCCCACTGGAACGACGTGCAGCAGGGCCAGATTGGCGACTGCTACCTGATGACCTCCATGGGCGCCATCGCCCGCGCCAACCCGGCCCTCATCGAGAACATGGTCAAGGGCCCGGACGCGTCCGGCAACTACACCGTCACCTTCCAGGACAAGGGCAAGCCGGTGAACATCACCGTCACCCCGGACCTGCCCCTCAACGCCAGCGGTGACCCGGCCTACGCCGGCACCCCGCAGGAGGGTGGCAAGGCGGAGCTGTGGCCGGCCCTGGTCGAGAAGGCCTATGCCCAGTGGAAGGGCGGCTACCCCGAAATCGTCCACGGCAACAGCGCCAAGGCGATGGAGGCCATCACCGGCAAGAAGAGCAGCAGCCTGGACGTCGACAGCACCACGCTGGCCGACCTGGACAAGCGGATGAAGGCCGGCGAGGCCCTCACCGCGGGCACGCACGACGACCTCAAGATTCTCGGCTTCGACCTGCCGGACGGCACCGACGGCGCGCGCTACAAGGACGGCACGCTGGTGGCGGACCACGAGTACTTCATCACCGGCGTGGACACCAAGGCCGGCACCGTCACGCTGCGCAACCCCTGGGGCGCCGGCACGCCGGACATCGTGCTGACCGAGAAGGAGTTCCAGGAGTCCTTCCAGTACGCCAACAGCAACCCCACCAAGTGA
- a CDS encoding DUF2845 domain-containing protein gives MRLVLAPLVLAGLLLPLHADAATLRCGNNLISDGATTTDAVIKCGEPLSKQRRTESTSTKERVREGKDESSTSKTVTVEVEEWTYNFGPNRLMQVVTFTDGKLTDVRSTVYGK, from the coding sequence ATGCGTCTGGTCCTCGCCCCGCTCGTCCTCGCCGGTCTGCTGCTGCCCCTGCACGCGGACGCCGCCACGCTGCGCTGTGGCAACAACCTCATCTCCGATGGGGCCACCACCACCGACGCCGTCATCAAGTGCGGAGAGCCCCTGTCCAAGCAGCGCCGCACCGAGTCCACCTCCACGAAGGAGCGGGTGCGCGAGGGCAAGGACGAGTCCTCGACCTCCAAGACCGTCACGGTCGAGGTCGAGGAGTGGACCTACAACTTCGGCCCCAACCGCCTCATGCAGGTGGTGACCTTCACCGACGGCAAGCTGACGGACGTGCGCAGCACGGTCTACGGCAAGTAG
- a CDS encoding FAD-binding dehydrogenase, whose translation MGQQADVIVVGAGLAGLVAATELADAGKRVIVVDQEGEQNLGGQAFWSFGGLFLVDSPEQRRMGIHDSHALALEDWLGTAGFDREEDHWPRKWAEAFVDFAAGEMRPWLYNQGLRWFPVVGWAERGGYGAVGHGNSVPRFHVTWGTGPGVLAPFVRRAQEARKKGTLTFLFRHRVDELLTEGGAVVGVRGMTLVPSDVERGVKSSRDTVGDFEVRASAVVVTSGGIGGNHELVRKSWPSRLGPAPAFMVQGVPDHVDGRMIAITESAGGRVINRDRMWHYTEGLRNWNPIWPRHGIRILPGPSSLWLDATGKRLPPPLYPGFDTLGTLEHILKTGHDYSWFVLNQSILKKEFALSGSEQNPDLTGKDWKGVLNRAVGKKAMGPVEAFKEHGADFVVAEDLRTLVAKMNEKTETKLLDFATVEREVLARDRQLDNPFGKDLQIAAIRQARNYRGDQLVRTAKLHRLLDPKAAPLIGVKLNILTRKTLGGFETDLSSRVFGAEGKLVPGLYAAGEVAGFGGGGVHGYRALEGTFLGGCIFSGRAAGRALAATV comes from the coding sequence ATGGGACAGCAAGCGGACGTCATCGTGGTGGGCGCGGGGCTGGCGGGGCTCGTCGCCGCGACGGAGCTCGCCGACGCGGGCAAGCGTGTCATCGTGGTGGACCAGGAGGGCGAGCAGAACCTGGGAGGGCAGGCGTTCTGGTCCTTCGGCGGCCTGTTCCTGGTGGACTCACCCGAGCAGCGGCGCATGGGCATCCATGACTCGCACGCGCTCGCGCTCGAGGACTGGCTGGGCACCGCGGGCTTCGACCGCGAGGAGGACCACTGGCCCCGCAAGTGGGCAGAGGCCTTCGTCGACTTCGCCGCCGGCGAGATGCGTCCGTGGCTCTACAACCAGGGCCTGCGCTGGTTCCCCGTCGTCGGCTGGGCCGAGCGCGGTGGTTACGGCGCCGTGGGCCACGGCAACTCCGTGCCGCGCTTCCATGTCACGTGGGGCACCGGGCCCGGTGTGCTCGCGCCCTTCGTGCGGCGAGCCCAGGAGGCGCGGAAGAAGGGGACGCTCACGTTCCTCTTCCGTCACCGCGTGGACGAGCTGCTCACGGAGGGCGGCGCCGTCGTCGGCGTGCGGGGCATGACGTTGGTGCCCTCGGACGTGGAGCGTGGTGTGAAGAGCTCGCGCGACACGGTGGGCGACTTCGAGGTGCGCGCGTCCGCCGTCGTCGTCACCTCGGGCGGCATCGGCGGCAACCACGAGCTGGTGCGCAAGAGCTGGCCGTCGCGCCTGGGCCCCGCGCCCGCCTTCATGGTGCAGGGCGTCCCCGACCATGTCGACGGACGGATGATTGCCATCACCGAGTCCGCGGGCGGACGGGTCATCAACCGCGACCGCATGTGGCACTACACGGAGGGCTTGCGGAACTGGAACCCCATCTGGCCGCGCCACGGCATCCGCATCCTGCCGGGGCCAAGCTCGCTGTGGCTGGACGCTACGGGCAAGCGACTGCCGCCGCCGCTGTATCCGGGCTTCGACACGCTGGGGACGCTGGAGCACATCCTGAAGACGGGGCACGACTACTCGTGGTTCGTGCTGAACCAGTCGATTCTCAAGAAGGAGTTCGCGCTCTCCGGCTCCGAGCAGAACCCGGACCTCACGGGCAAGGACTGGAAGGGCGTGCTCAACCGCGCGGTGGGCAAGAAGGCCATGGGCCCGGTGGAGGCGTTCAAGGAGCACGGCGCGGACTTCGTCGTCGCCGAGGACCTGCGCACGCTCGTGGCGAAGATGAACGAGAAGACCGAGACGAAGCTGCTCGACTTCGCCACGGTGGAGCGTGAGGTGCTCGCGCGGGACAGGCAGCTCGACAACCCGTTCGGCAAGGACCTGCAGATCGCCGCGATTCGCCAGGCGCGCAACTACCGCGGAGACCAGCTGGTGCGCACCGCGAAGCTGCACCGGCTGCTGGACCCGAAGGCCGCGCCGCTCATCGGCGTGAAGCTGAACATCCTCACGCGCAAGACGCTGGGCGGCTTCGAGACGGACCTGTCCAGCCGCGTGTTCGGCGCCGAGGGCAAGCTGGTCCCCGGCCTCTACGCCGCGGGCGAGGTGGCTGGGTTTGGCGGCGGCGGTGTGCACGGCTACCGCGCGCTCGAGGGCACCTTCCTGGGCGGGTGCATCTTCTCGGGACGCGCGGCGGGCAGGGCGCTGGCGGCGACGGTGTAG
- a CDS encoding ureidoglycolate lyase: MREPPDVPRVLVARPLTPEGFAPYGDVVSAGLGPGALANQGTAVRFDWSARLENARESAKPNLAVFRSVARSLPFTVKLLEHHPYSSQVFLPLRCERYLVCVAPTAPSGGPDLERLEAFVCGPGEGVNYHRGVWHHPIVALDAPAELAMLAWEDGSEGDCVVLHFEPSAHVQVRFDG, translated from the coding sequence ATGCGTGAGCCTCCAGACGTGCCCCGGGTCCTCGTCGCGCGGCCGCTGACACCCGAGGGCTTCGCTCCCTACGGAGACGTGGTCAGCGCGGGGCTCGGACCCGGCGCGCTCGCGAACCAGGGCACCGCGGTGCGCTTCGACTGGTCCGCGCGGCTGGAGAACGCTCGCGAGTCCGCGAAGCCCAACCTCGCGGTGTTCCGCTCGGTGGCGCGCTCACTGCCGTTCACCGTGAAGCTGCTGGAGCATCACCCGTACTCGAGCCAGGTGTTCCTGCCCCTGCGCTGCGAGCGCTACCTCGTGTGCGTCGCGCCGACGGCGCCCTCGGGCGGTCCGGACCTGGAGCGACTGGAGGCGTTCGTCTGCGGCCCTGGTGAGGGTGTGAACTATCACCGGGGCGTGTGGCATCACCCCATCGTCGCGCTCGACGCGCCCGCGGAGCTGGCCATGCTGGCCTGGGAGGACGGCAGCGAGGGCGACTGTGTGGTGCTGCACTTCGAGCCGTCCGCGCACGTCCAGGTGCGATTCGACGGCTGA
- a CDS encoding DPP IV N-terminal domain-containing protein: MRILLTALVLLSTPVLAQPPPASAPTTERFIRQLVETRYFNSGRPTATSFTPDEQTLFFLRTREGSRTVVLHAFDTTTGQTREYLTAESLNAEARALQEPVRAAPRGLSSYALSEDGEKLLVGMSGKQYVVARASGKVTELKLGAGAMDVRFSPDATQVAYVRGHDVYRLDLATNTERAVTKGGTEDKSHGTPEFIATAEMMRFSGYWWSPDGKSLAYTESDTSGVEKLVVPDALNPEREGQRLAYPRAGKPNAQVRLGIIPVTGGKTTWVQWDAGKYPYLATVRWPAKGPLTVLVQNRAQTEELLLAVDPRTGSTRTLLVEKDDAWLTLHQTFPHWLADGSGFLWYTERNGASELELRDATGKLVRSLVPPDAGFYDLVGYVEQDGTVYFSGGTASEERYVWRLSPGGKPTRVTAERPALEQAKLSKRGGFLALSSEGPRRMKNTTVLKADGTRVGELPSLAKVPTLQPRIEVRHVGKERYPTSLVRPRDAKPGVKLPVIVDIYGGPGMAMVYQSMMQHLTDQWLADQGFIVVKLDGRGVSPTADAKLRKPKYDWPRQILDEQVAALRALAAEVPEMDLSRVGITGASNGGYMSALAVLTRPDVFKAAVAVSSVTDWRDYDSHLTERFFGLPDEQPQAYEQASLLTHVKAGKPMGKLLVVHGTADDNVLFFQALKLSDALFRAGQPHELLPLSGMGHMVFDPVLAERLWEETARYFHAHL, from the coding sequence ATGCGAATCCTCCTCACCGCCCTGGTCCTGCTGAGCACGCCCGTGCTCGCCCAGCCTCCCCCCGCGTCGGCGCCGACGACGGAGCGCTTCATCCGTCAGCTCGTGGAGACGCGCTACTTCAACAGTGGTCGGCCCACGGCCACGAGCTTCACGCCGGACGAGCAGACGCTCTTCTTCCTGCGCACCAGGGAGGGCTCGCGCACCGTCGTGCTCCACGCGTTCGACACCACCACGGGACAGACGCGCGAGTACCTCACCGCGGAGAGCCTCAACGCCGAGGCGAGAGCGCTCCAGGAGCCCGTGCGCGCCGCCCCGCGAGGCCTGAGCTCCTATGCGTTGTCCGAGGACGGCGAGAAGCTGCTCGTGGGGATGTCGGGCAAGCAGTACGTCGTCGCGCGCGCCTCCGGGAAGGTGACGGAGCTGAAGCTGGGCGCGGGCGCGATGGACGTGCGCTTCTCGCCGGACGCGACGCAGGTCGCCTACGTGCGGGGCCACGACGTGTATCGCCTGGACCTCGCGACGAACACCGAGCGCGCGGTGACGAAGGGTGGCACGGAGGACAAGAGCCACGGGACTCCGGAGTTCATCGCCACCGCCGAGATGATGCGCTTCTCCGGCTACTGGTGGAGCCCGGACGGCAAGTCCCTGGCCTACACGGAGTCCGACACGAGCGGGGTGGAGAAGCTGGTCGTCCCGGACGCGCTGAACCCCGAGCGGGAGGGACAGCGGCTCGCCTATCCTCGCGCGGGCAAGCCCAACGCACAGGTGCGCCTGGGCATCATCCCCGTCACGGGCGGGAAGACGACGTGGGTGCAGTGGGATGCCGGGAAGTATCCCTATCTCGCCACGGTGCGCTGGCCCGCGAAGGGACCGCTGACGGTGCTGGTGCAGAACCGCGCGCAGACGGAGGAGCTGCTGCTCGCGGTGGACCCGAGGACGGGGAGCACGCGCACGCTGCTCGTGGAGAAGGACGACGCCTGGCTCACGTTGCACCAGACGTTCCCCCACTGGCTCGCGGATGGGAGCGGGTTCCTCTGGTACACCGAGCGCAACGGGGCCAGTGAGCTGGAGCTGCGCGATGCCACGGGCAAGCTCGTGCGCTCGCTCGTGCCGCCCGACGCGGGCTTCTACGACCTGGTGGGCTACGTGGAGCAGGACGGCACGGTGTACTTCTCCGGCGGCACCGCGTCGGAGGAGCGCTACGTGTGGCGACTGAGCCCGGGAGGCAAGCCGACGCGTGTCACCGCCGAGCGTCCCGCGCTGGAGCAGGCGAAGCTCTCCAAGCGGGGTGGGTTCCTCGCCCTGTCCTCCGAGGGGCCGCGGCGAATGAAGAACACCACGGTGCTGAAGGCGGATGGCACGAGGGTGGGAGAGCTGCCCTCGCTGGCGAAGGTGCCGACCCTGCAGCCGCGCATCGAGGTGCGGCACGTGGGCAAGGAGCGCTACCCCACGTCGCTGGTGCGGCCTCGCGACGCGAAGCCCGGGGTGAAGCTGCCGGTCATCGTGGACATCTACGGCGGGCCCGGCATGGCCATGGTCTACCAGAGCATGATGCAGCACCTCACGGACCAGTGGTTGGCGGACCAGGGCTTCATCGTGGTGAAGCTCGACGGGCGCGGCGTGTCGCCCACGGCGGACGCGAAGTTGCGCAAGCCGAAGTACGACTGGCCTCGACAGATTCTCGACGAGCAGGTGGCGGCGTTGCGCGCGCTCGCGGCCGAGGTGCCGGAGATGGACCTGAGCCGCGTGGGAATCACGGGCGCGAGCAACGGCGGCTACATGTCCGCGCTGGCGGTGCTCACGCGCCCGGACGTCTTCAAGGCCGCGGTGGCCGTGTCCTCGGTGACGGACTGGAGGGACTACGACTCCCACCTGACGGAGCGCTTCTTTGGCCTGCCCGACGAGCAGCCCCAGGCGTATGAGCAGGCCTCGCTGCTCACGCACGTGAAGGCGGGCAAGCCCATGGGCAAGCTGCTGGTGGTCCACGGCACGGCGGACGACAACGTCCTCTTCTTCCAGGCGCTCAAGCTGTCGGACGCGCTGTTCCGCGCGGGCCAGCCCCACGAACTGCTGCCCCTGAGCGGCATGGGGCACATGGTGTTCGACCCCGTGCTCGCCGAGCGCCTGTGGGAGGAGACGGCGCGCTACTTCCACGCGCACCTGTAA